The Neurospora crassa OR74A linkage group V, whole genome shotgun sequence sequence GACAGCGTTAGGTGGCATTGTTATTGGATTCCTTTCTGCACACATTCCTAGTTATCAACaggagttttttttttggcacCTTAGATTAAGGTCTTTCCGCAAGGCTTTCTTAGTTggtcttccttttcctcatAATTTGTTCATCCTCGTTGCTGGTGCCATAGAGTTTGAGCCACAGCTCAGGGAACACGCTACACAGCGCAATTCTTTCTTTTCATAACCGCTTTTTGCATCTATTCAGATAATACACTTGTTTCGACGATGCCTGTTCTTTGATGTTTATCCTTAGGTTCACGAATTAACCCAATTCTTTCCAAACCTGACACGATCGAACGTCAGAGGTCTCTTGGGCTTCAAGTGTACACGACCTATTCTTCTAAACATAACATAGAAGCTATGGCATGTCAAGAAGTACACAGCATGGATTAAAGCAGCAATACTTTTGCCCATTCAACATTTTCATTTTGCCGTGAACGGGAGAGAAATAAGCGGAAACTCGAGGAATACACGTCTTGCATCAGAATTCAAggttgttattattatactagataGTACGTATGGCATGGATCTAACGTCGGGCATATAGTGAAACTCAATGTCTAAGCAGGAGGATGATAATTCCGGTGATATGCGTTTTTCTCCGTCCCTTcttagctttttttttctcaactAGCTGACTTAGATGGAATATGAGACATTCAACACCGGGCAGCCACGAACCTtggaaaataaatatacgtaCGTTGTTTCAGCATttgacttttttttgggttCATGAGGGGGGaatcatcatcttcaaccgGAGCGTCGTTCGGTATCCCAGGCTCCCGGTTGTTAGTGTGTCTCGCAAGCCCCGCGTTCAGTGAATATCGATTGAGGCATCGATGCGAGGGGGGGGTAGCGTTTGAGGAGATGTGGTCGAATTGAATTATGGGGGGCTTGTGCCTGGTGATCCTCGCTGTACTTGTAAGCCCTGGCAACACTATACCGCGAAACGTAGTATCAAGTACCATAGAAGATGCAGTTCGCAAACGAAACACGACACACGACACACGACACATGACTGCTAGTGGATGGTTAGTTCTACATACAAGTTATCTGCAACTTTTGATCGGGTCAGGCGGGTAGGCTTGACTCTGAAGGGAGAGTTCTGTTGTTTCATCAAGACCATGGTTTATGTTGTATGGTGTTTCACAGAGGTAACTAACGACGTCATTAGCGCCAAGCATAGGGTGTACCTGAATGACTGAACAAGGTCCAACGAACGACATGAGGGGCAGGGCAGCGAtccgaagaaaaaaaaaaaaacgtggGGAGGGACCATTACAGttcaggaacaggaaccACTGGCACCCAACGAAGCCAACTTGAACAAGGGCACCAAGATATATGCAAAGAATCAGGGCAGTTGGGACAGTCTATCGGTGATCTTTGTCTGATCTTGAGGTCTGGCTTTCCGGTGTTGCCCTGGTGAGTGATAGGTAGTGTGATAGTGACGGTACCTGGCAgcagttacctacctacctaccctacctccGGCTGGACTGAACTAGGTATTTGCTTGCTTAAGTTACCTATCAGccgcggcagcagcaacaagcgGGCAGGACGGGCGGTAACCAACAACATCGTCACCGGCATCACATCAATAGGTAATAGGTAACGGCCTGCACTAAAATTCGTGTAAAATCTGGAGACCTGCGCAAGTGTTGTTGACCACATGGATTTGCGGGGCTACCGTTtcaatttcttttcttgggcCCGAGTACTTACCGGTACAGTAGGACAAGGCAAGCCGAGGTTGAGACGGTGAAGAGACGGAGGTGAAGACGGGAAACGGGACAAGCTCCGAAGCGGAATGGCTGCCGAAGAGCTGAtcaacacctcctcccccttgTTCCCTGACCTTGGCTCACTGCAAAGAGCTCTGCCCTGGGCTGGCTGGTAGCAGGCTGGGATGCGGCTTCGGTGGTCCCCAGCCGTCGGGGGTCCACTTTTTTGAAATTTTACtttttacctttttactttttggGAACCTGGTCATTCCCCCAAGTTCAGTTGGTTTCTGGGAGTTGTTCTTGTCCTGTTTTGATATGGTGTATTAATCATCAACCGGGCCGatgggaagggagggaggcggGAAGGAGGGAGCAGGTGGTTGAAGATGTCGTGAAGAAGGGATTGAAGAATTGACCGAGGGATAGGTAACTACAGAgcagaaaaaagaaaaaaagaaacagagACAGAAACAGGAACAGAGACAGGAAGGGAGAAAATTGTACCACAATGACCGGTTTTAAGCCTGAGCTTTCCAGCGAATCGATGTCCGTTCATCCATTCACTATGTCACTGCCCTGTCCAATTCTCTTGTGAAATAGAAGGCGAAGGCGGACGGAGCTGAGCTGCATAACGCTGCAGCAAGGCACCTCATAGCACCCCTGCCTCCCACGCGCAATTGGCCGATAGCCGTCGAGCATGGCCAGCACACCAAGCAAGGCCGGCCGTCGTCGGGCAAACCTAGGCGAACCAAGCCGCCATGGAGGGATTCGGCGCCGGGCAGTTGGGGGAGATCGGGAAGGGAATGGCAAGAAGAGaacaggaaaaagaaggccgttcagagaagtggaagctgtgACGGGATGGATGAAACGGACTCGAACCAAGGCCGTGGGTTGGTGGCAGTGACTTTACTTGTATTCAGTCGGGAATTATATCCATCCATGTGGATGAGTCCAGTTCCCGTATGTAGTCTCGATATTACTTACTGTACGCGGGCGCCGACTTCTTTCGTTGGACTCCTCTCCCTGACTCCCACCGCTCATTCGTCCCTCTCACCACGCAGTCCACCACCGAATGGCCCCTCGCtgctttcctcctctctcgaGCACCAATCCAGAGGCATCAAACAGTCCCTTTTTAtgatttttatttcttttttttattttttattttttccccctctcaCTCACACGCCAGTCGCCAGTCGCCGGTCGCCAGTCACAAATCCACAGCAGCACCTAAGTCGGGAGGTCGGGTTGCAAACAGATCGATTCCCAGGTTCCAGTGACGAGACCATCTTTTTGTGTGCTtcccctgctgctgctgctgctgctgccctaCCCGATATACTTGTACGTTGGCGGGTAGCTTCGAATATATCGATCgcatccacctccacctgGCACCCGAACGAGCGGAGACTGTTGAATGATCACTTGCGACACACGCTTCCATTGCATGCGACAAACTACTAGACCGACCACCTTTGAGGCCTGCAGCACGCAAAACATAGCATACTTAGATCTCCGACACGACGAGACGGGCTTTTTTGGTCCCCATCCGCTTGGAACCCTAAAGTCAGCCCGCCCTGGCCGAGCTACCTCCATTATACCTCTAGCTACAAGCGCATAGCACAAGTTGAGGACGATAACGTACATACCTTGGCGACCTCCATCTGGTACGTGCCGTTGATATACCTCTGTTCTCTTGTTGCCGatatcctctccttcctcgtcttcccaTGTCTACAGCCACCAAATCCAAACAAACACCCCTATGCCTCCATCGTGTCAGCATCGGGCTGAATTGTCCTCTCAGAAGGGCTGTCCCATTGCTGCCTCACCACAGCAtcgacctacctacctctaccaaggATGGAAACATGGGGGTCGGTCCTCTGGTCCTTCCAGGTCAAGGAAGTGCAGGGCAGGACTGGGTATTGCGCCGCCTCTCGATTTTCACGGGACGGAGCACCGCCGCCTACCTTGTCGCTTCCTTGTAGTAGCGTAGCCTGCCTCCccgcctgccctgccctgtcATCCCGTCCTATTGTGGGTTCAGGTTCCATGTTCCCCTTGCCTAGCCCGTATGTGCCATCACCTCAATCACACTGCCTGCAACTGCACTCACTCAGCTGCACTGCACTGGGACTGCGACGCGCCTAGTCTCACTAGGtttttccacttccacttccctctCTCCCGTCCTCTCCATCGATCCCATCCAGCtttcctcaccctcctccacaGGCCTGTTCGCGCATCTTGCATCTTGCATCTTGCCGCTTCTCAGTTGGCGTCCCCCAAGTCAAACCAATCTGTGGGGTTTGCCATTCTCTACGCTTCTTCGAGACGAATCAGCAGCTTACCCTAATTCCGTTGGTCCAGCTCTCAGCTTTTCTCTGACCACCAGATTTTCCCGCAACCAGATGTCGCCCTGAACGGAACGAACAGAGAGACCGCGCAGCTTCGATTCGTCGACAGCACCATCATAATACCCCTCGCGCCCTATCTTGTTTTCCTCCTCATTTTAATACTACCCatattctctttcttttatcTCGCCCTTTTGCAACCCGCTCCCACCCTCCACCGAATTGCCGGGAAGAGCCTTGCTTTTCTaagaacaggaacaggattTGGCTACCGAACTGGCGGGGGGAACAGCTGCGCTACACTCAAGCTGCGGCAAGGCCCACTAGGCTCGCTTAGACGACCGTCTGATCTTCGATAGCTTGGCCTAACCCAACCATCTCGTCCTTCCAACCGCGACGCCCAACACCGACAACATGGGTGTCGAAACCAAAAAGAAGTCGTCCGAGCGACCACTACCCGTGCCCAGCGCAACCGAATCGTCGATGATGAGCCCGACCCAGAGCGAGCTGGGAGCCGAGGACAAGTCATCCTACTCGCTGCCTGAGGATGGCACCCCGGTCACCATCAAGACACACAATCGAGGCAAATCGCAGACCTCGCTCTTGATCGAGTATttcgaaggaggaaaaggagccCCATCTGGAGACGGGCGCAAACCCAGCGTACGTGTTCGCCTCACGCCAAGCCACAAGTCCAATCGCAAAAGCAGCGGTTCCAGTCGAGGTCGCATTGAAATAACAGAAGCAAAGTCAACGAGGAGATCGAGCCAGAGCCGCCGCGCCGATCGCCATTCCCAAAGCGCCCTTGCCCGTAGCGAAAATGAGTTGATGTCCGTCTTGAACGGGGCCGACGAAGACAACAATTCGTACGCCTCTGCCACTGAGGAGAGTAGCGTTAGTCGCAATATCGAGATCGAAATCGGCGAACGAAGCGAACGTAGCGCCAACCGACGCGCCCGCCGCCCTGCCAGCCCTTTGATCCCATCTGCTGATAGCAAAAATAGCTACAACACGAGCGACATCTCGGCCATCCCGAGCGACAGTTTCCTTGACGAGCCTTACGTATCCCGCAAGAACTCGGATGTCAAGAGCCCTGGCTCCAGGAGCATGAGCCCCTCGCGCGGCGGGGATGCCCTTGCtggcgctgctgctggtatTACAGCTGCTGCAGTTACTGACAAGCTCCGTACCAAGAGCCGAGATGAGAGCAGGAATCGAGAGTACGAGCGCGGAGAGCGCGAAAAGGTATCGGTGACCAAGACGCGCGGCGATAAAGAGAAGAGCGGCAGTAATAACCGCCTCCACAAGTCGACCAAGAGCAGGACCAGTAGTCTCAGCAAAGAGGAAAGGAGTTCGAAGCGCTCAGAGTCCCCACGCAGGAGATCCAAGCAATCCGATTCCATGGTATCGGGAGCGGATTCAAGCATGCTTTCGACTGCAGCTCCCAGCCAACGCTCCGTGGGTGCCGAGTCAATGCGCTCAGGTCAGTCAAAggcctcctccatcaacaaTCCCAAGCTCCTGGAGACAGTAGAGGATGCCATTCGTCGCCTTATCCTTCCAGAACTCAATGCCTTGAAGAGAGAGCAGAGCTTGCGTCAGGATCGTAAGGCAGCCTCGACGACGTCAAGTGCGACAACGGCTTCTAGGGATGAGGGCAGTGATAGGCGCCGGACGTCTAGAGCTGACCGAAATTCGGGCACCACTCCCACACCCAAGGAGCCCATCAAGATTGAGAAGCGAGACAGAGAAGCCCGCAATGCCTTTGATGAGAGTCCGGCACAAAGTGCCCTCAGCCAAGACACGAGAAGCGATGTGCATGATATTGACCACAGCCCCACTGGAAGCGCTGACCGTCTAaagactgctgctgccggtgcGGCTGCTGCCCACGACAGCCTCAAATCTCCTGGAGAGAACCGCAGTAGGAGGCGAAGACGTGAGTTGCGGAATTCTGCTGGCAATGAGTATGAGGATtataatgatgatgatgcctcCTCCGACTTCCTCGCACCTGCTCCCCCTATGCCGTTATTGAGCGACCTCAACCCATCGGACGTCACCCGAGCCTCTATCTTATCTGCCGACACGGATGGTCCTCACTCGGCTAGCGAGGAGATTGCACCGAAGCAAGACCAGAATGGCCAGTACCACACCGAGGATTCCACTCCGACACCCACCCGGACCCCCATTACTCTACTGTCATTGGGTACTCAGCATGCCAATATTTCCCATGGAGACCTGAAACAGCTGCCACGTCAACGGGGTGCCGAGAACCAGGGCAACGACTACCACAGTGGCGCACCTTCTGTTGATTCCTATGATGATCTGGACGATTACGATGATCACGAGCGCGAATACGGGAATAGCCCATACGACTACTACAACACGCAAGAGGTGCCGCCTCCACTCAAGTATGTTCCTTACCAGCCTGAGAAGCGCGGTCTGAGTCCTATTCCCAGCGTCTCCGGATACACTGAAGGCAGTGAGGCGCCGAACCGTGATTCTCGCGCGTTCGGTGGCTCGGTATCAAGCGGCTCCCGTACTCCTGAAAACATGTCCGTAGCCAGCTTGCGGACGGCGGGCATGGATCGGAGCAACGTGAGCGGAATGACCAACAGCGAGGTTGACGGTAATGGTCACGCTGTCCGTGCCGTTGGAGCCAACCCGAACTACGTCCACACCTCTGGTGTCGATTCCAACCATGCTTCGTTCGTTGAGGGCTCCGTGGTAGATTCGCTTAGATTTAGCGGCGTCAATCAGCAGCCATACCGCAACTCGATGGCTACCAATGGAAGCCAAGAGGCTGACAGGCCAGACACGGCTGGCAATGATAGCCAGGCCTCATACGACTACCAAGAGTATGACGTCGACGAGTATGGAAGGAAGGTCCCAAGACAGCGTCATTATACCACCGCCTCAGAGGCTGCTATTACCAGCGCTGCGGttggtgccgccgccgccgccctcagACAGCAGGGTAAGCAAGAGAACCAGGACACTTCGGAATGGCAAGGGGAGGGCATTCAGCGCAACCAGTCCTTCAAGGAGCGCGCCCAGAACGGATCTGGACCCGCACTGCAGCCAAAGCACAGTGTCGACAGGATGTCGGACGTCTCTGTGCCCATCAAGTTGGGCTTCAGTGGCTTGCCGGATATCAGCAGCCCGTTGCCAGACTTCGAGCACTGGAACGAGGATGATCTGCTCACTAACCCATCGTTGCTCAATGGAGAGGAAGGTGGTGAATGGGAGGGAGATGCTACCCCCAAGCAGCGCCCCCAGTCGTCCGTTGATGACTTCAACTACCGTCCTCTTGACGGCACTCATGATGCTCTGCAAAAGGGTCTCAATCTCAGCGGCAACCAGCAGTCCGGTCAGGAGCAGGATGAGTGGTACAGGACTGACGAGGATCGGAAGCGCGATACTTTGGTCACCAACCCCTACGAGGATGCCAGCCCCATTGCCAACCTTGCCGGTCTGGGAGAcagtcttctttctcctggCGGTCGCGATAACTACGACAATGCCACTCGTAGCCCTGTCGGTCAGAAGGTCGATGAGGGATACATCTCCCAGGGACCTAACAAGACCCCCGATACTTCGATggacaagggcaagggtCTCGCTTATGGCGCCCCTCTCAACCTTGGTGGTGCCAAGAATCAGAACCCCATGGACTTCTTCGGCTCCGGTTCACGACAAGTTAGTGGCATGTCGGACGGAATGGAGTCGCAGATGTATGATCCCGCCACTGGAACGGGACTTGACAAGATTGAGTCCAAGGATATCATGGCTTTGATGCAACATGTAAGTTTCAACCGTACGCTCGTGCCGAAGAAGTCTGCCTGCTAACAGATTGCAGTTGATGGTCCGCGATGCTCAGCGCAGTGCTCGCGATACCGAGATTTTGGTCACCCTTGTTCGCGCCGCCACGGAGATGCGTAACAACTTTGAAGACCTCAAGCGTCTCCTTGCTGATACCGAGGATGTTATTATCACCGAAGTCAAGGAGAACACGGAGAAGACAGTCCAGCGCGCCATCAACGGTCCTCGTCCTTATCCTGGAAGCGCCCCTCGCTCTCTTCACTCCAACTCGCAGGCGGGCACTACGACTACGATGGACGAGATGAGCaacaagaagcagaagaacaTCTTCCGCCGTGCTCTGATGAAGGGCTTGGGTCACAAGGGACCTAACGACCTTGGCAGGATCGAGGATATGCTGATGCAGCTCCTGACTCAAGTCGATGTGCTCAAGTCCCAGACTGTTCCTGGCGCTGGCTCTGCGCCCATGAGCCATCAGGATGAGCGTTCGTATGAGAACATGCAATCTCAGGGCCAATACGAGCAGGATCGTGGTTACGAGCCCGAGGGACATGCTGGAACTTCCACTAACAGTGCGTCTCAGTCCGGACAGCTGTCCATCCAGTCTCGGGGAACATCCGGCCAGCAAAACTTTGGCCGCAAGGTGTCCGGTCACAGGATAAGTACCGTGCCCGAGGACAACGAGGATGAGTACGACAATGAGAGCATTCGCTTTGGCGGGCCGGAGGTTTTGATGACCCCTGCGCAAGAACAGCGTTCTGGTTCGTTGCAAGCGACGCCTCGTGGGTCGCCGCCTACCGCTTCGGGCGCTCTTCAGATGTCGCCTGGTTACGAGAATACTCGGTCGCCTGCGTATGAGAACCCTCAGTCGCCCGCTTATGAGAAGACCAGGTCCCCTGATTACCAGCAGCAATACGAAAGTACCAGGTCGCCAGACTACCAGAATGCTGCTAAGCAGAACGAggaccagaagaagaagggaaggtcGAGCTGGTTCAAGTCCCGGTGGTCGGAGAGTACTACAACTACCAACATTACTCAACTCTTCCGCCGCAGCGGCCAGTCACGcaaggatgaggaagacgagcAGCAGTGGAGCCCGATCAGGCCGGCCGAGCAGCCTACGATGCCTACGTACCGCAACAACACGGTTTCGTCTCGCGCAGACTCGGTTGCCACCTCGGACTACTCGGATATGTTTCAGTTCTCCAACCCTcatcccaagcccaagcccaacaacaataacaacccCTACTCGCAGGGACGTGGGCCAAGCCACGACGTTCACGAGGACCCCGAGTCCCCCGTGCTTGCGTACAACTCGATGCAGCCACCGCAGCCTAACTGGGTGACGATGACGCCCGAGGAAGCCAAGTACAAGGCTCATCGCAACTCGCTCAACCTGGTGCACCCTCAGCCCCGGCAGGGCCAGACGGAGCGCTTCAAGCAAGCGCTTGAGTCTCAGGCGCTCGGCTTCACGGGTGGCAACTCGCCCATGCTGAGCCCCAAGTCGGAAGACTGGGCCGGATCCGCCACCAGCCTCAACCGGCTGCCTCGCAACCTGAACCGCGATAGTTTCGACTCTCAGGGTAACGAGGCCAACCCGAACTGGCAGCAGATCTACGGCTCTTCATCGCCGGCTCCGGCGAGCCTCAACGCGACCTCTGGCGGACCTCCCAGGCCGCCTAAAGAGCCCATTGATGGCAGCACTGGCAGCGGCCCCAACAGCCCGAGCCAGGCACGCAGGTTGGAGAACAAGAACCTGAGTGGAGCGACGGGCCAGGTATCGAGACGGCCTAGTGGGCCCCGGCCGATGACGCCCTCGAATGATAGGGAGGGCAGGGGAAGTGGAGGAAATCTGAGCGAGGGGAGCCGGAGGACTGGAAGCTTGTTGAGGGATTAGAGCATGGGAGATGACATGGTGATGAACGGTATGATGAAATCTAGACGATGGATGTCTAGGTGGATGTGATGGATGCGAATGGgacaagatggatggatgaatagATTTGTCTGATGCTgcaaggaagggaaagcaagcgtgcgtgcgtgcctGCGTTAGTTTATTCTTCTGGTTGAAAATTCTTTGGGCGTTGTTTGTCATTTTGATGATACCAAGTCTTTACATGGCTTGCCAGTAACGTATAAATCAGCATTTCGTCTCTGTTTCTATGTCATTGTCATGATGAATTTTGACTGGGCTATCGGATAGATTGAGCGTTAGGTTGGGTAGCTTGACGGTGGAAAAGGGCTACTGGGTAACCTCGTGCGGGATATAGTCCTCTCTGATATGACTGGAAAATAATGGGGCAAGAGATGACCATGACCCGTCATCAAGAACAAAATGCCCATGTTTCATTTCTGTTGCTGATGACGGATGGTTCTCACAAGTTGAAGCCAAGGAACCCATGCTCCAAACCCTAACCCGGATGCACTACTACACAGAGAGCATGGCTGGTCCGAAGTCGCCCCTGGCATTTTTTGTGGCGGCAAATTCCCGACGGGCGGCAATGCGCCGTCTCCCGAACTTGTCGATGTCATCGCCATGATCTCTTTCATCTCTTGTTtgtatctttttttttctctgaAGTTTTGGATGAAACCCCGGTCTTTCCGTCTTTACTTTGTCCGTCCGTTCGCAAAGCCGACCGCTAGACCCCCGACTCTAGCAAAAGGTCTAGAGCACGTATTAGATTTTCCCTACGGCTACCCTACCTAGGTTCCTACCTAACCAACCATTAATTGCGCGCGCAATGCCGACACCATCTTCCCAGTCTATGATTTAACGATAGAcgaacgacaacaacgacgaaaCAACCTAATTCACTGCAGTGCTCTTCTTGTCCATACCTATACTAGTTGTTCAACCGTCCTATAATATGCCAGCCCAGACTTCTTTCCCTTCGCTCGCTGCGCTTAGGCGTCTGCAGACGCTCAACCATGTCTATGCGCCTCTCCGACGAACCGGCACAGGCAGGATAACGAACGGGTGGACGTGCGCAAGCTGTCGCAGCCAACTTTCTGCCTCTTCCGcttcatcgtcttcttcttcttcttcgctttcAGTATCCCTCTATAACTCGACACTTGCCCGACGATCGTTTTCCTCAAGTTCGAAACGATCCAGCGACCAGAATTCGAAcggttcctcctcctcctcctcttcttcctcatcctcgaaCGGCAACGggaaaacaaacaacaacaacaacaacaacaacaacaatggcCGACGAACAGTACTGCTAGCGGCTGGCGGAGGCGCAGCGGCCGCGGGATTGCTGGCGGTTGGAGACGATGTCAAATATACATACGAAGCGGTGGAGAGGACGGGAAGGGTAGCGAGCACGTTGGCGATATGCGTGAACGATTATCGGGTGACGTTGAACGCAAGGGAGAAGATTGAGGATCCGGAGGAGAAGCAGCGGTTGCTGAGGGAGTGTCATCAGCGGTGTGCGGATCGGACGTTGGAGGTGCTGGAGAAGAGTGGTGGAATTTTTATCAAGTTGGGGCAGCATTTGGTTAGTACTGACCTTTCTACAGGACCTGGAGGACAAAGATACTCGTCATATGGGCAGCTAGAAACACAGGATGAGAAAGACAATGCTAACGGACGACCAAACAGAGCGCAATGaactacctcctccctcccgaATGGACAACAACCTTCATCCCTCTCCAAGACAAATGccccgtctcctccttcgaGTCGATCGAGCGCATGTTCCTCGAAGACACGGGCACCTCGCTATGGGACTACTTTTCCGAATTCTCTCGCGAGCCCATCGGCGCCGCCTCGCTGGCCCAAGTCCATCTAGCCACCATCAAGGAAACCGGCCAGCGCGTCGCCGTCAAAGTCCAACACCCGTCCCTCCAGCGCTGGGCGCCCCTGGACATGCGTCTGACGTCGACCACCTTCAAGACGCTCAAGTACTTCTTCCCCGAATACGACCTCGAATGGCTCTCGTCCGAAGTCGAGATCTCTCTGCCCAAGGAACTCGATTTCACCTGCGAAGCCGAAAACGCCCGCCGCACTTCCCGCTACTTCGCCGAATTCGCTccctccttgcccttggtcaTCCCCGACGTCCTCTGGGCCAAGAAGCGTCTGCTGGTCATGGCGTGCGAATCAGGCCACCGCCTCGACGATCTGGCGTACATGGACGCCTACGGCATCGACCGGGACGAAGTCTCTGCCACGCTGGCACGCATCTTCAACGAGATGATCTTTGGCGAGGGCGCGCCCCTGCATTGCGATCCGCACGGGGGCAACATTGCCATCCGCTACCatgacaacagcaacaagtcCAAATCCAAATCCAACTTTGACATTATCTTGTACGACCACGGCCTCTACCGCGacatcccccttcccctgCGTCGCTCCTACGCCAAACTCTGGCTGGCCATCATCGACGGGGACATCCCCAAGATGAAACGCTACGTGCACGAAGTCGCCGGCATCGGGGAAGACAAGTTCCCTCTTTTTGCTAGTGCCATCACCGGCCGCGACTTTATCAATGTCGTCTCTGCCACCGACAGCGGAGGCGTCCTGAAACCGAAAGAGGCATCGGAACAAAAGTCCATGTCGACGGCACTGCAGGAGGGGCTGATTGTGGATTTGGTGCAGATGTTGGGGCAGGTGCCGAGGATCATCTTGTTGATTCTCAAGACGAACGATTTGACGAGGGCGCTGGATGAGAGTCTGCATACCAAGCAAGGGCCGGTGAGACAGTTTTTGATTTTGGCGCGGTATTGTATGCGTACTGTTTTTTACGAACAACTGGAGGAGATTAGGGGGCTGGGAAGTATTTGGAGCCCGGCGAATCTAGTGAGGCTGGTGGGCGCGTGGTGGGGGATGGCGAGGGTGGAGGTTAAATTGGAGGTGTTTGAGTTGTGGTTGAGGGTCAAGAGGACTTTGGGGCTAGGGTCGGGGTtcgggatggggatgggaaCGGGAGAGGAGGCACAACAAcaggtggtgccggtggggaagaaggggcagaagaggttggagagggaggttgaggctgctgctgctgtttctgttgctgctgctgctgcggctgcgtAGGGAGTTGGTTGGATTTTCAGTGAATAGAAACAGGAGGACCGAAAGTGGGTTCATGAGTCCGAGTCAAGGCATTAGAGATAGAACTTGAAAAGAAGTAGATGTAGATAGATACCTATTGCATTTTGTTTTAACTGCCTCATGTTTACCAATGCTCACTCCGCCGTTAACCTTAGTGGACTTGTTGCCAAGTCGTTCTAGTTTGTTTACATTCTGAAAAGGGGGCGTTGTGGTTCCACTTGTTGACCATCCCAGCAAGGCCCCATAACACTTCCTGTGATGTACCATACTTATTGCTGAGGGCACTTCGCATCTTGGAAACACGGGGATACTAAAGTTATCTGGCAGCCGGGCGTTGTCATCGTTATCCCTCGACGAGATGAATAGATGGTTGCCTACAGTGACGGAGAAGTGAATCAAACACAGCACCTGTCTCCAAGTTCTTGGGCTGTTCTTTGTATCAATCCATGTCCACAGAGAGTACCTGCCTGACTCCAGGTAGACCTAAGCAACCAAGGGACAACAAACACACACCACTCGCTGCAAGCCCTTCCCCGCTTCGGACTTGGTGATCATCTGTGAAGTGCAAAGGTGCTGTCAGCCCTATGTACGCCGCCAAGAGTGATCGCTGTCCAGTCATTGAGATTTATACCGGGATGCTACTCTAGGCAGCCATCGTGGGATTGTTTACCTGGAGTCGCTGCTGTACCCGGTATTATGCATACAAGATCCGCTTTTATTTCCGTTC is a genomic window containing:
- the dap-1 gene encoding dim2-associated protein 1, variant 1; this translates as MGVETKKKSSERPLPVPSATESSMMSPTQSELGAEDKSSYSLPEDGTPVTIKTHNRGKSQTSLLIEYFEGGKGAPSGDGRKPSVRVRLTPSHKSNRKSSGSSRGRIEITEAKSTRRSSQSRRADRHSQSALARSENELMSVLNGADEDNNSYASATEESSVSRNIEIEIGERSERSANRRARRPASPLIPSADSKNSYNTSDISAIPSDSFLDEPYVSRKNSDVKSPGSRSMSPSRGGDALAGAAAGITAAAVTDKLRTKSRDESRNREYERGEREKVSVTKTRGDKEKSGSNNRLHKSTKSRTSSLSKEERSSKRSESPRRRSKQSDSMVSGADSSMLSTAAPSQRSVGAESMRSGQSKASSINNPKLLETVEDAIRRLILPELNALKREQSLRQDRKAASTTSSATTASRDEGSDRRRTSRADRNSGTTPTPKEPIKIEKRDREARNAFDESPAQSALSQDTRSDVHDIDHSPTGSADRLKTAAAGAAAAHDSLKSPGENRSRRRRRELRNSAGNEYEDYNDDDASSDFLAPAPPMPLLSDLNPSDVTRASILSADTDGPHSASEEIAPKQDQNGQYHTEDSTPTPTRTPITLLSLGTQHANISHGDLKQLPRQRGAENQGNDYHSGAPSVDSYDDLDDYDDHEREYGNSPYDYYNTQEVPPPLKYVPYQPEKRGLSPIPSVSGYTEGSEAPNRDSRAFGGSVSSGSRTPENMSVASLRTAGMDRSNVSGMTNSEVDGNGHAVRAVGANPNYVHTSGVDSNHASFVEGSVVDSLRFSGVNQQPYRNSMATNGSQEADRPDTAGNDSQASYDYQEYDVDEYGRKVPRQRHYTTASEAAITSAAVGAAAAALRQQGKQENQDTSEWQGEGIQRNQSFKERAQNGSGPALQPKHSVDRMSDVSVPIKLGFSGLPDISSPLPDFEHWNEDDLLTNPSLLNGEEGGEWEGDATPKQRPQSSVDDFNYRPLDGTHDALQKGLNLSGNQQSGQEQDEWYRTDEDRKRDTLVTNPYEDASPIANLAGLGDSLLSPGGRDNYDNATRSPVGQKVDEGYISQGPNKTPDTSMDKGKGLAYGAPLNLGGAKNQNPMDFFGSGSRQVSGMSDGMESQMYDPATGTGLDKIESKDIMALMQHLMVRDAQRSARDTEILVTLVRAATEMRNNFEDLKRLLADTEDVIITEVKENTEKTVQRAINGPRPYPGSAPRSLHSNSQAGTTTTMDEMSNKKQKNIFRRALMKGLGHKGPNDLGRIEDMLMQLLTQVDVLKSQTVPGAGSAPMSHQDERSYENMQSQGQYEQDRGYEPEGHAGTSTNSASQSGQLSIQSRGTSGQQNFGRKVSGHRISTVPEDNEDEYDNESIRFGGPEVLMTPAQEQRSGSLQATPRGSPPTASGALQMSPGYENTRSPAYENPQSPAYEKTRSPDYQQQYESTRSPDYQNAAKQNEDQKKKGRSSWFKSRWSESTTTTNITQLFRRSGQSRKDEEDEQQWSPIRPAEQPTMPTYRNNTVSSRADSVATSDYSDMFQFSNPHPKPKPNNNNNPYSQGRGPSHDVHEDPESPVLAYNSMQPPQPNWVTMTPEEAKYKAHRNSLNLVHPQPRQGQTERFKQALESQALGFTGGNSPMLSPKSEDWAGSATSLNRLPRNLNRDSFDSQGNEANPNWQQIYGSSSPAPASLNATSGGPPRPPKEPIDGSTGSGPNSPSQARRLENKNLSGATGQVSRRPSGPRPMTPSNDREGRGSGGNLSEGSRRTGSLLRD